One genomic segment of Caloranaerobacter ferrireducens includes these proteins:
- a CDS encoding xylose ABC transporter ATP-binding protein: MSEYILEMKGITKEFPGVKALDNVNFKVKKGEVHALCGENGAGKSTLMKILSGVYPYGTYKGDIILKGEVQKFYGIKDSERKKIAIVYQELALVPQMTVAENIYLANEPLKFKGTTIDDDKLNYMAKELLDRLGIDINPVTRVSTLGVGKQQLVEIAKALSKDVEVLILDEPTAALTETEVETLFRIIKELKNKGITFIIITHKLEEIFQIADTVTILRDGQTIDTYPVEELDEDTIIKGMVGRELTERYPKISHKGEEVILEVKNFTVYDPNMPHRKLVDNVSFKVKKGEILGISGLVGAGRTELVMGIFGAYDDLVEGEIFLEGKKVEIKSPSDAIKHGLALVTEDRKGNGLILDQSIMMNTTLAALDKVMTKGILDENKEIFYSKKYVEELKVKTPSLEQKVGNLSGGNQQKVVLAKWLMTNPKVLFLDEPTRGIDVGAKYEIYNIMNKLVEKGVAVVMISSELPEILGMSDRILVMHEGEIKGELDNENVTQEEIMYYATGRGRAINE, translated from the coding sequence ATGAGTGAATATATTTTGGAAATGAAGGGAATTACTAAAGAATTTCCTGGTGTTAAAGCACTAGATAATGTTAATTTTAAAGTAAAAAAAGGAGAAGTACATGCCCTGTGTGGAGAAAATGGAGCTGGAAAATCTACTCTTATGAAGATTTTAAGTGGTGTATATCCATACGGTACTTATAAGGGCGATATAATTTTGAAAGGCGAAGTCCAGAAATTTTATGGCATAAAAGATTCAGAAAGAAAGAAGATAGCGATAGTATATCAAGAACTTGCATTAGTTCCTCAAATGACGGTGGCTGAAAATATTTATCTAGCTAATGAGCCATTGAAATTCAAAGGGACTACTATAGATGATGATAAATTAAATTATATGGCAAAAGAGTTATTAGATAGATTAGGGATTGATATAAATCCTGTAACTAGAGTAAGTACTTTAGGAGTAGGAAAGCAGCAATTAGTAGAAATAGCAAAGGCTTTATCTAAAGATGTTGAGGTTTTAATTCTAGATGAGCCGACAGCGGCTTTAACTGAAACAGAAGTAGAAACTCTTTTTAGAATAATTAAAGAGCTTAAGAATAAAGGTATAACTTTTATAATAATTACTCATAAATTAGAAGAAATTTTCCAGATAGCTGATACAGTTACTATATTGAGAGATGGTCAAACTATAGATACTTATCCTGTTGAGGAATTAGATGAAGATACTATTATTAAAGGCATGGTAGGTAGAGAATTAACTGAGAGATATCCTAAAATTTCTCATAAAGGTGAGGAAGTTATTTTAGAAGTAAAGAATTTTACTGTTTATGATCCTAATATGCCTCATAGAAAACTTGTTGATAATGTATCTTTTAAAGTTAAAAAGGGAGAAATATTGGGTATTTCAGGATTGGTAGGAGCAGGTAGGACAGAATTAGTTATGGGTATTTTTGGTGCATATGATGATTTAGTCGAAGGAGAGATATTTTTAGAGGGTAAAAAAGTCGAAATAAAATCTCCAAGTGATGCAATAAAACATGGTTTAGCATTAGTTACTGAAGACAGGAAAGGTAATGGGCTTATTCTAGATCAAAGTATTATGATGAATACTACGTTAGCAGCATTAGATAAGGTAATGACAAAAGGTATATTAGATGAAAACAAAGAGATATTTTATTCAAAGAAATATGTAGAAGAGTTAAAAGTAAAAACTCCATCATTAGAGCAAAAAGTCGGTAATTTGTCTGGAGGAAATCAACAGAAAGTAGTTTTAGCTAAATGGCTTATGACTAATCCTAAAGTATTGTTTTTAGATGAACCTACAAGAGGTATAGATGTAGGTGCTAAATATGAAATATATAATATTATGAACAAGTTAGTTGAAAAAGGTGTAGCTGTAGTTATGATTTCATCAGAGCTTCCAGAGATATTAGGAATGTCAGATAGAATATTGGTAATGCATGAAGGTGAGATTAAGGGAGAACTTGATAATGAAAATGTTACACAAGAAGAGATAATGTATTATGCAACGGGAAGGGGACGAGCGATAAATGAGTGA
- a CDS encoding DNA-binding domain-containing protein — protein sequence MKFYIVEDDYSVIRVIENIIEDKELGELVGYSLSGDDVVNEILLRRPDIVLIDLLMPDKDGIQVVKEIRSYNNQIKFIMISQVSSKELISKAYSAGIDFFISKPVNVIEIVKVIKNVSEKIKMERTLKGIKHMFEDLELNSQRYKKRDREVKIKLILSQLGILGEKGSKDIIDICNYILSNNLKPSNIKISDICSILSNSPKAMEQRIRRAINKALVNIANLGLEDNLNDVFVRYSNTLFDFEDIKAEMDLIRGKRTIGGKIKVLKFIEGLLLYSEF from the coding sequence TTGAAATTTTATATTGTTGAAGATGATTATAGTGTAATTAGAGTTATTGAAAATATTATAGAAGATAAGGAATTAGGCGAATTAGTCGGATATTCGCTAAGTGGAGATGATGTAGTAAATGAAATACTTTTAAGAAGACCAGATATTGTTTTAATAGATTTGCTAATGCCAGATAAAGATGGAATACAAGTAGTAAAGGAAATTAGAAGTTATAATAACCAAATAAAATTTATCATGATTTCACAAGTGTCTTCAAAGGAATTGATAAGTAAAGCTTATAGTGCAGGGATTGATTTTTTTATAAGTAAACCAGTTAATGTTATTGAGATAGTAAAAGTAATAAAAAATGTTTCAGAAAAAATAAAGATGGAGAGAACATTAAAGGGAATCAAGCATATGTTTGAAGATTTAGAGTTAAATAGTCAGAGATATAAAAAGCGAGATAGAGAAGTAAAGATAAAACTTATATTGAGTCAATTAGGAATCTTAGGAGAAAAAGGAAGTAAGGATATAATTGATATTTGCAACTATATACTTAGCAATAATTTAAAACCTTCTAATATTAAAATTAGTGACATTTGTAGTATTTTGAGTAATAGCCCAAAAGCTATGGAACAAAGAATTAGGAGAGCTATTAATAAAGCATTAGTTAATATAGCTAATTTGGGTTTAGAAGACAACTTAAATGATGTTTTTGTTAGATACTCAAATACTTTATTTGACTTTGAAGATATAAAAGCAGAAATGGATCTTATTAGAGGAAAGAGGACTATAGGTGGTAAAATTAAAGTTCTTAAGTTTATAGAGGGATTATTATTGTATAGTGAATTTTAA
- a CDS encoding sugar ABC transporter permease, with protein MSDVLTKKKEKRHVNIRKYTMVIALVTIWVLFTFLDKSGTFLTPRNLSNLFRQMAVTAVLAMGMFMILVDLHIDLSLGSLVGLTGGVAALLMYKVGLNPFLAVILTLILGAILGAITGSWVNAGVPAFIASLGGMLAYRGAIMGLTRGESIPISQASFRFLGTAYLPKSIGLVLGIIACIVIILSTFKKRKDRMKFGFKVKPLAVELIYLAIYVIAIMLFVLVMNSYKGIPVPIMIVLVLALVLNFITTKTRFGRQVFAIGGNKEAAKLSGINIKRRTLQIFIISGLMASIAGILLTARLGTATTDAGNGFELDAVASCVIGGTSLLGGEGTVLGAVLGALVMASIDNGMSILNTEAYWQLIVKGIILVVAVFVDIYTKKKSK; from the coding sequence ATGAGTGATGTTTTAACAAAGAAAAAAGAGAAAAGACATGTAAATATAAGAAAGTATACGATGGTAATAGCTCTTGTTACTATATGGGTATTGTTTACGTTTTTAGATAAGAGTGGAACATTTTTGACACCTAGAAACTTATCGAATTTATTTAGACAAATGGCTGTAACAGCTGTATTGGCTATGGGTATGTTTATGATATTAGTAGATTTGCACATAGACTTATCACTTGGTTCTTTAGTTGGTTTAACAGGTGGAGTTGCTGCATTATTAATGTATAAAGTTGGTTTAAATCCGTTCTTAGCAGTAATATTAACATTGATATTAGGAGCGATATTAGGTGCAATAACAGGTTCTTGGGTTAATGCAGGAGTACCAGCTTTTATAGCTTCATTAGGAGGAATGCTTGCATATAGAGGAGCTATAATGGGGCTTACAAGAGGAGAGTCTATACCAATAAGCCAAGCTTCTTTTAGATTTTTAGGAACTGCATATTTACCTAAGTCTATTGGACTTGTGTTAGGGATTATTGCTTGCATAGTAATAATATTGAGTACTTTTAAAAAGAGAAAAGATAGAATGAAATTTGGATTTAAAGTAAAACCATTAGCAGTAGAATTAATATATTTAGCAATATATGTAATAGCTATTATGCTGTTTGTTTTGGTTATGAATTCATATAAGGGAATACCTGTACCTATTATGATAGTATTAGTACTTGCACTTGTTTTGAATTTTATAACTACAAAAACTAGGTTCGGTAGACAGGTATTTGCAATAGGTGGTAACAAAGAGGCAGCAAAGCTTTCTGGTATAAATATCAAGAGAAGAACGCTTCAGATATTTATAATATCAGGGCTTATGGCTTCTATAGCAGGGATTTTATTAACTGCTAGATTGGGAACAGCAACAACTGATGCAGGTAATGGGTTTGAGTTAGATGCCGTTGCTTCATGCGTTATAGGAGGTACTTCATTATTAGGTGGTGAAGGTACTGTACTTGGTGCAGTATTAGGAGCTTTAGTTATGGCTTCAATAGACAATGGTATGAGTATATTAAATACAGAGG
- a CDS encoding dicarboxylate/amino acid:cation symporter — translation MKSKTSLTQKILIGLILGVFFGIILNKLPAGYIKDTIIINGILRLVGGIFINSIKMLVVPLVFVSLVVGASAIGDVNKLGRVGVKTIAFYLITTCIAITLALIVANIIDPGIGLDLSNVLKKEPTIGTAKSFVDVVIDMVPRNPIASLANGTMLQIIIFALLTGVTMALIREKAQPVIDIFNSLNEIMMKMVMIIMLIAPYGVFALITKTFATVGFDAMVPLLKYMIAVILTLLIHASLTYMGILGGLGKLNPLQFFKNFAPAMSVAFSTASSNGTLPVTIETVEQRCGVSKNIASFTLPLGATINMDGTAIMQGVAVIFISQVYGIDLSLQAFLTVILTATLASVGTAGVPGVGLITLSMVLQSVGLPVEGIALIIGIDRLLDMCRTVVNITGDAVCTIVVSKSEGEFDEEKYYAKNKEVEVA, via the coding sequence GTGAAAAGTAAAACTAGTCTTACTCAAAAAATACTAATTGGTTTAATACTTGGTGTATTTTTTGGGATTATTCTAAATAAGCTGCCAGCAGGTTATATCAAGGATACAATAATTATCAATGGTATATTAAGATTAGTTGGTGGGATTTTTATTAATTCTATTAAGATGCTAGTTGTACCTTTAGTATTTGTTTCATTAGTTGTTGGAGCTTCAGCTATAGGAGATGTAAATAAACTTGGAAGAGTTGGTGTTAAAACTATAGCTTTTTATTTAATAACTACATGTATTGCAATAACACTCGCGTTGATTGTGGCAAATATAATAGATCCTGGTATAGGATTAGATTTATCTAATGTACTTAAAAAAGAGCCTACAATTGGAACTGCTAAATCATTTGTTGATGTTGTAATCGATATGGTTCCTAGAAATCCAATAGCTTCACTTGCAAATGGTACTATGCTTCAAATAATAATATTTGCATTATTGACTGGTGTAACTATGGCTCTTATAAGAGAAAAAGCACAACCAGTAATTGATATTTTTAATTCTCTAAATGAAATAATGATGAAAATGGTAATGATAATAATGTTAATAGCACCATACGGAGTTTTTGCACTTATTACTAAAACTTTTGCAACTGTTGGTTTTGATGCAATGGTTCCATTGTTAAAATATATGATAGCTGTTATATTAACACTTTTAATACATGCAAGCTTGACTTATATGGGGATACTAGGGGGATTAGGCAAGTTAAATCCTTTACAATTCTTTAAAAACTTTGCACCTGCAATGAGTGTTGCATTTTCAACAGCTTCAAGTAATGGTACATTACCAGTTACAATTGAAACAGTAGAACAAAGATGTGGAGTTTCTAAAAATATAGCTTCATTTACATTACCACTAGGTGCAACAATAAATATGGATGGAACTGCTATAATGCAGGGGGTTGCTGTAATTTTTATTTCTCAAGTGTATGGTATTGATCTTTCATTACAAGCATTTCTAACAGTTATATTGACTGCAACATTAGCTTCAGTAGGTACTGCTGGTGTACCAGGAGTAGGGCTTATTACTTTATCAATGGTACTTCAATCTGTAGGGTTACCAGTTGAAGGTATTGCATTAATAATAGGTATAGACAGATTATTAGATATGTGTAGAACAGTTGTAAATATTACTGGAGATGCGGTTTGTACAATAGTTGTTTCAAAATCAGAAGGAGAATTTGATGAAGAAAAGTATTATGCTAAGAATAAAGAAGTTGAGGTAGCATAA
- the xylF gene encoding D-xylose ABC transporter substrate-binding protein, with protein sequence MVLRKLKKATALVGVLVLTTGIFAGCSSDNTNKSSDANKDDEIVIGFSMDTLKEERWQKDRDTLMARAKELGVKILIQAANGDDNKQIAQAENLISQGVDVLMVAPHNAEVAATIVEAAHEEGIPVLSYDRLIKNSDVDVYVSFDNEKVGELQAEYITKLVPKGNYVYIGGAPTDNNAHLFKKGAMNILKPLIEKGDIKLVYDQMSKDWQPSEAQKHMENALTANKNNIDAVICANDGTAGGAISALSEQQLAGKVPVTGQDAELAACQRIVEGLQTMTVYKPIPKLAETALDVAIKLAKKEKVETNATVNNGKIDVPSVLLEPIVVDKDNMMDTIIKDGYHPYEEVYKNVPEDQRPKQK encoded by the coding sequence ATGGTATTAAGAAAACTAAAAAAAGCTACTGCACTTGTTGGGGTTTTAGTTTTAACTACAGGTATTTTTGCAGGATGTTCAAGCGACAATACTAATAAGTCATCGGATGCCAACAAAGATGATGAAATAGTAATAGGGTTCTCAATGGACACATTAAAAGAGGAAAGATGGCAAAAAGATAGAGATACTTTAATGGCAAGAGCTAAGGAATTAGGAGTTAAAATTTTAATTCAAGCGGCTAATGGAGATGATAATAAGCAAATAGCACAAGCTGAGAATTTGATCTCACAAGGTGTAGATGTACTTATGGTTGCACCTCATAATGCTGAGGTTGCGGCAACTATTGTTGAAGCAGCACATGAAGAAGGTATACCGGTTCTTTCATATGATAGGTTAATTAAAAATTCAGATGTTGATGTTTATGTATCTTTTGACAATGAGAAAGTTGGAGAATTGCAAGCTGAATATATAACTAAATTAGTGCCAAAAGGAAATTATGTTTATATAGGTGGTGCTCCAACAGATAATAATGCACATTTATTTAAAAAAGGTGCAATGAATATTTTAAAGCCACTTATTGAAAAAGGAGATATAAAATTAGTATATGACCAAATGTCTAAAGACTGGCAGCCTTCAGAAGCACAAAAGCATATGGAAAATGCTTTAACAGCTAATAAAAATAATATTGATGCAGTAATTTGTGCTAATGATGGTACAGCTGGTGGTGCAATATCTGCATTATCAGAACAGCAATTAGCAGGAAAAGTGCCTGTAACTGGACAGGACGCAGAATTAGCAGCTTGTCAAAGAATAGTTGAAGGTTTGCAAACAATGACTGTTTATAAGCCAATACCAAAATTAGCTGAAACTGCATTAGATGTTGCTATTAAATTAGCTAAAAAAGAAAAGGTTGAAACGAATGCTACTGTAAATAATGGTAAGATAGATGTTCCATCAGTACTTCTTGAGCCAATAGTAGTTGATAAAGATAATATGATGGATACTATTATTAAAGATGGATATCATCCGTATGAAGAAGTGTACAAGAATGTACCTGAAGATCAAAGACCAAAGCAAAAATAG